A window of Ascaphus truei isolate aAscTru1 chromosome 16, aAscTru1.hap1, whole genome shotgun sequence contains these coding sequences:
- the LOC142467387 gene encoding BTB/POZ domain-containing protein KCTD12-like isoform X2 has translation MALPDHTSCIRPGEELPPFPDIIELNVGGQVYITRYPTLISVPGSLLWEMFGQRNAHPLARDSKGRFFLDRDGFLFRYVLDYMRDQQLVLPDHFPERSRLQREAEYFKLPELVKILAPKVSKQNSIGDDPFQSDSEEQSPNAEVTRNLASVSATLAAATSNQSAVPDLHCSGFITIGYRGSYTLGRDSQTDAKFRRVARIMVCGKTSLAKEVFGDTLNESRDPDRPPERYTSRYYLKFTFLEQAFDRLADAGFHMVACNSTGTCAFAHDQTEDKIWTSYTEYVFYRE, from the coding sequence ATGGCTCTTCCAGACCACACAAGCTGCATCAGACCCGGAGAAGAGCTGCCCCCATTCCCGGACATCATAGAACTCAACGTTGGTGGGCAGGTGTACATCACCCGTTACCCCACGCTAATCAGCGTTCCTGGCTCTCTCCTCTGGGAGATGTTTGGTCAAAGAAACGCTCACCCATTAGCCCGGGACAGCAAAGGGCGCTTCTTCTTAGACCGTGACGGTTTTCTCTTCCGATACGTCTTGGATTACATGAGGGACCAGCAGCTGGTGCTCCCTGACCACTTTCCAGAGAGgagccggctgcagagagaagcTGAGTACTTCAAACTTCCAGAGCTGGTCAAGATCCTGGCACCCAAGGTCAGCAAGCAGAACTCCATTGGAGATGACCCCTTCCAAAGCGACTCTGAGGAGCAGTCCCCCAACGCCGAGGTCACCAGGAACCTGGCATCAGTAAGCGCCACACTGGCCGCTGCCACCAGCAACCAATCTGCCGTGCCAGATCTCCACTGCTCCGGTTTCATCACAATTGGGTACCGCGGCTCCTACACACTGGGCAGGGACAGCCAGACGGATGCCAAGTTTCGACGCGTGGCAAGGATCATGGTCTGTGGCAAGACCTCACTGGCCAAGGAGGTCTTCGGGGACACATTGAACGAGAGCCGGGACCCAGACCGGCCCCCCGAAAGATACACGTCCAGGTATTATCTGAAGTTCACCTTCCTGGAACAGGCCTTCGACAGGCTCGCAGATGCCGGATTCCATATGGTGGCCTGTAACTCCACCGGAACCTGCGCCTTCGCACACGACCAAACTGAAGACAAGATCTGGACATCTTACACCGAATACGTTTTCTACCGTGAGTGA